A genomic stretch from Oleomonas cavernae includes:
- a CDS encoding VOC family protein produces MAESLVAAVCYVRLAVQDPPASARFAAEILGLQRGVEVEGEIPFRCDQRLRSLSFLPAAQGAGSVGIELVDEAALATAEQALNAQGFTAARAGAEACRRHGVQAMAQARDGSGNAIDLVVRPLHSGRRYFPARDAGIVGLHGVGLRSRDIVRDTMFWTACLGARVSDRVGEITYLQVDSRHHRIALYPSERAGLLYAAFEVEALDNIMQSSYFAQEHQVRIIQGPGRETASNLAFLHLQGPDGALFSYVGGDDDLAGRAHRPRQFPRTVASLCAWGSTCADVPELQAPAS; encoded by the coding sequence GTGGCTGAATCACTCGTCGCCGCGGTCTGCTATGTCCGCCTGGCCGTCCAGGATCCGCCGGCCAGCGCGCGCTTCGCCGCCGAGATCCTGGGGCTGCAGCGTGGCGTCGAGGTCGAGGGCGAAATTCCCTTCCGCTGCGACCAGCGGCTGCGCAGCCTCTCGTTCCTGCCGGCCGCGCAGGGTGCCGGGAGCGTGGGCATCGAACTGGTGGACGAGGCCGCGCTGGCCACGGCCGAACAGGCGCTGAACGCCCAGGGTTTCACCGCCGCCCGCGCGGGTGCCGAGGCCTGCCGCCGCCACGGTGTCCAGGCGATGGCGCAGGCCCGGGACGGCTCGGGCAATGCCATCGACCTGGTGGTGCGGCCCCTGCACAGCGGGCGGCGCTACTTCCCCGCGCGCGATGCCGGCATCGTCGGCCTGCATGGCGTCGGCCTGCGCAGCCGCGATATCGTCCGCGATACAATGTTCTGGACCGCCTGCCTGGGTGCCCGGGTCAGCGACCGGGTCGGCGAGATCACCTATCTGCAGGTCGACAGCCGCCATCACCGCATCGCCCTCTACCCATCGGAGCGGGCTGGCCTGCTCTATGCCGCCTTCGAGGTCGAGGCGCTCGACAACATCATGCAGAGCAGCTATTTCGCCCAGGAACACCAGGTCCGCATCATCCAGGGGCCGGGCCGCGAAACCGCGTCGAACCTGGCCTTCCTGCACCTACAGGGGCCGGACGGCGCGCTGTTCTCCTATGTCGGCGGCGACGACGACCTGGCCGGCCGCGCCCATCGCCCGCGCCAGTTTCCGCGCACCGTGGCCTCGCTCTGCGCCTGGGGCAGCACCTGCGCGGATGTCCCTGAACTTCAGGCGCCGGCATCATGA
- a CDS encoding TetR/AcrR family transcriptional regulator, whose product MSSSDTLIPPARRGRPKSRPEVERRTQAARSEDMQRRILDAAAKVMSSHGYAGFRTAEVSRVAGISRGAQLHHFPTKDQLIVATLAHVYDQALAVSRQRAAAVDPARDILDLLIEDAREFFFSRHFLVAVDIVLSTATEPSVREQVLDIARGARLPVEQAWGQALAAAGIPADLAPGLLSIMLGVVRGLALRKLWDNDPKRDDQQFAMLRDMARAYIAAQGKSRGPKRG is encoded by the coding sequence ATGTCGTCGTCTGATACCCTAATCCCGCCGGCCAGGCGCGGGCGCCCGAAGTCGAGGCCCGAAGTGGAACGCCGGACCCAGGCCGCGCGCAGCGAAGACATGCAGCGGCGCATCCTGGATGCCGCCGCCAAGGTCATGAGCAGCCATGGCTATGCCGGGTTTCGCACCGCCGAGGTGTCGCGCGTCGCCGGCATTTCGCGCGGCGCGCAACTGCATCACTTCCCGACCAAGGACCAGTTGATCGTCGCCACCCTGGCCCATGTCTATGACCAGGCCCTGGCGGTCAGCCGCCAGCGGGCCGCCGCGGTCGATCCCGCGCGCGATATCCTGGACCTGCTGATCGAGGACGCCCGCGAATTCTTCTTCAGCCGGCATTTCCTGGTTGCCGTGGACATCGTCCTGTCGACCGCGACCGAGCCCAGCGTGCGCGAGCAGGTGCTGGACATCGCCCGCGGCGCCCGCCTGCCGGTCGAGCAGGCCTGGGGCCAGGCCCTGGCCGCGGCCGGCATTCCGGCGGACCTGGCGCCGGGCCTGCTGTCGATCATGCTGGGCGTCGTGCGCGGCCTCGCCCTGCGCAAGCTGTGGGACAACGACCCCAAGCGCGACGACCAGCAGTTCGCCATGCTGCGCGACATGGCCCGCGCCTATATCGCCGCCCAAGGCAAGTCGCGAGGCCCCAAGCGTGGCTGA
- a CDS encoding non-heme iron oxygenase ferredoxin subunit: MDLKQMPELMKLCPVADIPEGEIRQAALPDGQPIALYNVDGRIYATADRCTHGEVSLSEEGCLMGKIVECSWHFGTFDVTTGAATGMPCEVALKTYPVELIEGVVHVVV; this comes from the coding sequence ATGGACCTGAAGCAGATGCCTGAACTGATGAAACTATGTCCCGTGGCGGACATTCCCGAAGGCGAAATCCGTCAGGCAGCGCTGCCTGACGGGCAGCCGATCGCCCTCTATAATGTCGACGGCCGCATCTATGCGACAGCCGATCGCTGCACGCATGGCGAGGTCTCGCTCTCGGAGGAGGGCTGCCTGATGGGAAAAATCGTCGAGTGCAGTTGGCACTTCGGCACCTTCGACGTCACCACCGGGGCGGCCACGGGCATGCCCTGCGAGGTGGCGCTGAAGACCTATCCCGTCGAACTGATCGAAGGGGTTGTCCATGTCGTCGTCTGA
- a CDS encoding SDR family NAD(P)-dependent oxidoreductase, with product MTRPLEGRIAVVTGAARGIGFAVADRLARDGARLVIADLDGDALEAAADQLAGKHGDRPVTQAGDLSLEAAAGALIGRAVADCGTVDILVNNAGGGIIRPFLEQTPDTLRATIDRNLWTAIWCSWYALPVMRRQRYGRVVNMGADSVRNGLWDHAAYNAAKGGVHAMTTGLAREFARDGITVNTVAPCAVNTHQLAAFVEKAPDLAQKFLSVIPLGRAGEMDEVASMVGYLASSEAAFVTGQVISVNGGSTML from the coding sequence ATGACCAGGCCGCTTGAAGGCAGGATCGCGGTGGTGACGGGGGCGGCCCGGGGCATCGGCTTTGCCGTCGCCGACCGCCTGGCCCGCGACGGCGCCCGCCTGGTGATCGCGGATCTCGACGGCGATGCGTTGGAGGCGGCGGCCGATCAATTGGCCGGCAAGCATGGCGACCGGCCCGTGACGCAGGCCGGCGACCTGTCCCTGGAAGCGGCGGCCGGTGCCCTGATCGGCCGGGCGGTGGCCGATTGCGGGACGGTCGACATTCTGGTGAACAATGCCGGCGGCGGGATCATCCGCCCCTTCCTGGAACAGACGCCGGACACCCTGCGCGCCACCATCGACCGCAACCTGTGGACCGCCATCTGGTGTTCGTGGTACGCGCTGCCGGTCATGCGGCGGCAGCGCTATGGCCGGGTCGTCAACATGGGGGCGGATTCGGTGCGCAACGGCTTGTGGGACCATGCCGCCTATAACGCCGCCAAGGGCGGGGTGCATGCCATGACCACCGGCCTGGCGCGGGAATTCGCCCGCGACGGCATCACCGTGAACACGGTGGCGCCCTGCGCCGTCAACACCCACCAACTGGCGGCCTTCGTCGAGAAGGCGCCGGACCTCGCCCAGAAATTCCTCAGCGTCATTCCCCTGGGGCGGGCCGGCGAAATGGACGAGGTCGCCTCGATGGTCGGCTATCTGGCGTCGTCGGAGGCGGCGTTCGTGACCGGCCAGGTCATCAGCGTCAACGGCGGCAGTACCATGCTGTGA
- a CDS encoding aromatic-ring-hydroxylating dioxygenase subunit beta, giving the protein MTIDLALPNPTRAQVEDFLFLEADLIDEWRLPEWLALFSDDAHYYVPSTDVAPDASPENNLFYIADDRFRLGERVKRLMKRTAHAEFPRSKLRHLVSNVRIRERAGDEWQVSSAFITYRTKEGQTDVFFGTNLHQLVWEGEGLRIREKRCLLASDGLRPQGRVSIIL; this is encoded by the coding sequence ATGACCATCGATCTCGCCCTGCCCAACCCGACCCGTGCCCAGGTCGAGGATTTCCTCTTCCTCGAGGCCGACCTGATCGACGAATGGCGCCTGCCGGAATGGCTGGCACTGTTCAGCGACGATGCGCATTACTACGTCCCGTCGACCGACGTGGCGCCCGACGCCTCGCCCGAGAACAACCTGTTCTATATCGCCGACGACCGCTTTCGCCTGGGTGAGCGGGTGAAACGCCTGATGAAACGCACGGCCCACGCCGAATTCCCGCGCTCCAAGCTGCGCCACCTGGTCAGCAACGTGCGGATCCGCGAGCGCGCGGGCGACGAATGGCAGGTCAGCTCGGCCTTCATCACCTATCGCACCAAGGAAGGCCAGACCGATGTCTTCTTCGGCACCAACCTGCATCAGCTGGTGTGGGAAGGCGAGGGGCTGCGGATTCGCGAGAAGCGCTGCCTGCTGGCCAGCGATGGCCTGCGGCCCCAGGGCCGCGTCAGCATCATTCTGTGA
- a CDS encoding aromatic ring-hydroxylating oxygenase subunit alpha, with protein sequence MTPNGHGDPMLVIDKERHVFNVARRTFVDPAILEAEREKIFGRCWLYLGHTSELAKPGDFVTRQVGGRHIIFARNPKGELRALLNTCAHRGAKVCRERAGNAKSFQCFYHGWIFGLDGNLRNLPDEEAYPADFKARSTSGLQPVPRFDTYRGFAFVCFDADAVSLSDYLAGAKEYIDIVADQSDLGMAIVGGTQEYSIRANWKLLAENSFDGYHAATNHATYLDYLKNTNGGLANVALKGVSHDLGNGHAVVEYSAPWGRPVAQWIPMWGDQGKVEIDAIYERLVERHGKERADRIATRNRNLVIFPNLVINDIMAITVRTFYPTAPDFMLINAWALAPAEESKWAREYRLFNFLEFLGPGGFATPDDVEALEQCQRGYANMAEVGWNDMSKGMGRETPSYDDEAQMRAFWAQWNQRIFEAAA encoded by the coding sequence ATGACACCCAACGGCCATGGCGATCCGATGCTGGTGATCGACAAGGAACGGCACGTCTTCAATGTCGCCCGGCGCACCTTCGTCGATCCGGCGATCCTGGAGGCGGAGCGCGAGAAGATTTTCGGCCGCTGCTGGCTCTACCTGGGCCACACGTCGGAACTGGCCAAGCCCGGCGACTTCGTCACCCGCCAGGTCGGCGGGCGTCACATCATCTTCGCCCGCAATCCCAAGGGCGAGCTCCGCGCCCTGCTGAACACCTGTGCCCACCGGGGCGCCAAGGTCTGCCGCGAGCGCGCAGGCAATGCCAAGTCGTTCCAGTGCTTCTATCACGGCTGGATCTTCGGCCTGGACGGCAACCTGCGCAACCTGCCGGACGAGGAAGCCTATCCGGCGGATTTCAAGGCGCGCAGCACCTCGGGCCTGCAGCCGGTGCCGCGCTTCGACACCTATCGCGGCTTTGCCTTCGTCTGCTTCGATGCCGATGCCGTGTCCCTGTCCGATTACCTGGCCGGTGCCAAGGAATATATCGATATCGTGGCCGACCAGTCCGACCTGGGCATGGCCATCGTCGGCGGCACCCAGGAATATTCGATCCGCGCCAACTGGAAGCTGCTGGCCGAAAACAGCTTCGACGGCTACCACGCCGCCACCAACCATGCGACCTATCTCGACTATCTCAAGAACACCAATGGCGGCCTGGCCAATGTGGCGCTGAAGGGCGTCAGCCACGACCTGGGCAACGGCCATGCCGTGGTCGAATACAGCGCGCCCTGGGGCCGGCCGGTAGCCCAGTGGATCCCCATGTGGGGCGACCAGGGCAAGGTGGAGATCGACGCGATCTACGAGCGCCTGGTCGAGCGTCACGGCAAGGAACGGGCCGATCGCATCGCCACCCGTAACCGCAACCTGGTGATCTTCCCCAACCTGGTGATCAACGACATCATGGCGATCACCGTGCGCACCTTCTATCCCACCGCGCCCGATTTCATGCTGATCAACGCCTGGGCCCTGGCCCCGGCCGAGGAAAGCAAGTGGGCGCGGGAATACCGCCTGTTCAACTTCCTCGAATTCCTGGGCCCCGGCGGCTTTGCCACGCCCGACGATGTCGAGGCCCTGGAACAGTGCCAGCGCGGCTATGCCAACATGGCCGAGGTCGGCTGGAACGACATGTCCAAGGGCATGGGCCGCGAGACCCCGTCCTATGACGACGAGGCGCAGATGCGCGCCTTCTGGGCCCAGTGGAACCAGCGCATTTTCGAGGCCGCGGCATGA
- a CDS encoding NAD(P)/FAD-dependent oxidoreductase, which translates to MTRAGPSIVIIGAGQAGARAAEALRAAGHAGAVTLIGAEAHPPYERPQLSKEMLLKTDAVPAFVRSAPDWATLGVDLVTGAEIADGDIERGHVAAKDGRVFGFDKLMFATGTVPRRLPALEAGPIPVHYLRTIDDACALRRGFVPGARIVAVGGGVIGLEAAAAAVAQGARATVIEAAPRLLARALPEVVAGFLRRRHEQAGVEFHFGQVPVGANAQGVVLADGRVVPADLIVVGVGVDPVVGLAERLGLAGGQGIKVDAHGRTELPHIFAAGDVALQWSRCHDRWTRIETWANAQNQAIAAARTMAGQDSPYGDPPWFWSDQYDVNLQVLGDAVADDLVLRGDVEAGRFTLIALRAGEVVGAVTVNAARDMAALRRIVAGRQRPARADLENPAFDLRRAAAPK; encoded by the coding sequence GTGACTAGGGCTGGTCCCAGCATCGTCATCATCGGCGCAGGCCAAGCCGGCGCCCGCGCGGCCGAGGCCCTGCGTGCCGCGGGCCATGCCGGCGCCGTCACCCTGATCGGGGCGGAGGCGCATCCGCCCTATGAGCGGCCGCAACTGTCCAAGGAAATGCTGCTCAAGACCGATGCCGTGCCGGCCTTTGTCCGCAGTGCGCCGGATTGGGCAACCTTAGGCGTCGACCTGGTCACCGGGGCGGAAATCGCCGACGGCGATATCGAGCGCGGCCATGTCGCTGCCAAAGATGGCCGGGTGTTCGGCTTCGACAAGCTGATGTTTGCCACCGGCACGGTGCCGCGCCGGCTGCCGGCGCTGGAGGCGGGGCCGATCCCGGTGCATTACCTGCGCACGATCGACGATGCCTGCGCCCTGCGCCGCGGCTTCGTGCCCGGGGCCCGGATCGTTGCCGTGGGCGGCGGGGTGATCGGGCTGGAGGCGGCCGCCGCCGCGGTCGCCCAAGGGGCAAGGGCCACGGTCATCGAGGCCGCACCCCGCCTGCTGGCCCGGGCCCTGCCCGAGGTGGTCGCCGGCTTTCTGCGCCGCCGCCACGAGCAGGCCGGGGTCGAGTTCCATTTCGGCCAGGTGCCGGTCGGGGCGAATGCGCAGGGCGTCGTCCTGGCCGACGGCCGGGTGGTGCCGGCCGACCTGATCGTCGTCGGCGTCGGGGTCGATCCGGTCGTCGGCCTGGCCGAACGGCTGGGCCTTGCCGGCGGCCAGGGTATCAAGGTCGATGCTCACGGCCGCACCGAACTGCCGCATATTTTCGCGGCCGGCGATGTCGCCCTGCAATGGAGCCGCTGTCACGACCGCTGGACCCGGATCGAGACCTGGGCGAATGCGCAGAACCAGGCGATCGCCGCGGCGCGCACCATGGCGGGGCAGGACAGCCCCTATGGCGATCCGCCCTGGTTCTGGTCCGATCAGTACGACGTCAATCTTCAGGTCCTGGGTGACGCTGTCGCCGACGATCTCGTGCTGCGCGGCGACGTGGAAGCAGGCCGCTTCACCCTGATCGCCCTGCGCGCGGGCGAGGTGGTCGGGGCCGTCACCGTCAACGCGGCACGCGACATGGCGGCCCTGCGCCGCATCGTCGCCGGCCGGCAGCGCCCGGCCCGCGCCGACCTGGAAAACCCCGCATTCGACCTGCGCCGCGCCGCGGCACCCAAATGA
- a CDS encoding amidohydrolase family protein, with protein MNIDLHAHFVPQAFPDGRGRSALWPAIEHRPDGRAAIVIGGRPFRVLDACNWDSAARLADLAAEGVDRQVISPMPELLSHWFDAAEADLLSRHMNEALAALVATQPDRYLGLGMVPVQDPELAARRLEEVKTLGLRGVEIGSHINGLPLGDASLDPFYAAAQALDLAIMVHPLHPVGRERLGGNPALAAAAAFPLDTALAGASLLAAGIPDKYPRLRILLCHGGGALPWILPRLDQVWSLGGSLGALFPRKPSEMARKFYYDTVLYDAPSLRFLAQTVGIDRIAVGSDYPFVIQQGRPVDFALGALHCPGEQLARNALDFLGLGHQCPDQ; from the coding sequence GTGAACATCGACCTGCATGCCCATTTCGTGCCCCAGGCCTTTCCCGACGGGCGCGGGCGCTCGGCCCTGTGGCCGGCGATCGAGCACCGGCCGGACGGCCGGGCCGCGATCGTCATCGGCGGCCGGCCCTTTCGCGTCCTCGACGCCTGCAACTGGGATAGTGCCGCGCGGCTGGCCGACCTGGCGGCGGAAGGCGTGGACCGGCAAGTCATCTCCCCCATGCCGGAACTGCTCTCCCACTGGTTCGACGCGGCGGAGGCCGACCTGCTGTCCCGCCACATGAACGAGGCCCTTGCGGCACTCGTCGCCACCCAGCCTGACCGCTACCTCGGCCTGGGCATGGTTCCGGTGCAGGATCCCGAACTGGCCGCGCGGCGCCTGGAAGAGGTGAAGACGCTGGGGCTGCGCGGGGTCGAAATCGGCTCGCACATCAATGGCCTGCCGCTGGGCGACGCCTCGCTCGACCCGTTCTATGCGGCGGCCCAGGCCCTGGACCTCGCCATCATGGTGCACCCGCTGCACCCGGTCGGGCGGGAGCGCCTGGGCGGCAATCCGGCCCTGGCCGCGGCGGCTGCCTTCCCGCTGGACACGGCCCTGGCCGGCGCCTCGCTGCTGGCGGCCGGCATTCCCGACAAGTATCCCCGCCTGCGCATCCTGCTGTGCCATGGCGGCGGGGCCTTGCCGTGGATCCTGCCGCGGCTGGACCAGGTCTGGTCGCTGGGCGGCAGCCTGGGCGCGCTGTTCCCGCGCAAGCCCAGCGAAATGGCCAGGAAATTCTACTACGACACGGTGCTCTACGATGCGCCGTCGCTGCGCTTCCTGGCGCAGACGGTGGGCATCGACCGGATCGCGGTCGGCTCCGACTATCCTTTTGTCATCCAGCAGGGCCGGCCGGTGGACTTCGCCCTGGGCGCCCTGCACTGCCCCGGCGAGCAATTGGCGCGGAACGCCCTCGATTTCCTCGGGCTTGGCCATCAGTGCCCGGACCAATAG
- a CDS encoding cytochrome C oxidase subunit IV family protein, translating to MRGLTLPPAIGIWAILLGATLSSWLVAEDMGSLAAPYAATAVVLIAALKIRLVFVHFMELGRRVLPWRIVFEAWIGVVTTLILAAYWSGH from the coding sequence ATGCGTGGCCTGACCCTGCCCCCGGCCATCGGCATCTGGGCGATCCTGCTGGGGGCGACGCTGTCGAGCTGGCTGGTGGCCGAGGATATGGGAAGCCTTGCCGCGCCCTATGCCGCCACCGCCGTGGTGCTGATCGCGGCGCTGAAGATCCGCCTGGTGTTCGTCCACTTCATGGAACTGGGGCGCCGGGTTCTGCCCTGGCGGATCGTGTTCGAGGCCTGGATCGGCGTTGTAACCACGCTCATCCTGGCGGCCTATTGGTCCGGGCACTGA
- a CDS encoding cytochrome c oxidase subunit 3, giving the protein MTSHAAPSPHQKGAAAPPGDPGIWMFLSADIFMFGLFFLIFIFERAQAVTLFEQSRLLLDPWTGLLNTFFLLTSSWFMVGAVEAAREGRAGRLQRYLVLSFAAGSGFGVLKMTEYVEKIRGGISMLTNDFFMYYFVFTGVHFLHYLVGMAVLALVFFKVRGRPAGPGNLIWVESTACYWHMVDLLWLMLFPLLYLLRA; this is encoded by the coding sequence ATGACCAGCCACGCCGCGCCGTCGCCTCATCAAAAAGGGGCGGCGGCGCCCCCGGGCGATCCCGGGATCTGGATGTTCCTGAGCGCCGACATCTTCATGTTCGGCCTGTTCTTCCTGATCTTCATCTTCGAACGGGCGCAGGCGGTTACCCTATTCGAACAGTCCAGGCTGCTGCTCGATCCCTGGACCGGCCTGCTGAACACCTTCTTCCTGCTGACCAGTTCCTGGTTCATGGTCGGCGCGGTCGAGGCCGCTCGCGAGGGCCGGGCGGGCCGGTTGCAGCGCTACCTTGTGCTGTCCTTCGCCGCCGGATCGGGCTTCGGCGTCCTGAAGATGACGGAATATGTGGAGAAGATTCGGGGCGGCATCTCGATGCTGACCAATGATTTCTTCATGTATTATTTCGTCTTCACCGGGGTTCACTTCCTGCACTACCTGGTCGGCATGGCGGTCCTTGCCCTGGTCTTCTTCAAGGTCCGGGGCCGGCCGGCGGGGCCCGGCAATCTCATCTGGGTCGAAAGCACGGCGTGCTATTGGCACATGGTCGATCTGCTGTGGCTGATGCTGTTCCCGCTGCTCTATCTGTTGAGGGCGTGA
- a CDS encoding NAD(P)-dependent alcohol dehydrogenase, with the protein MSIADALLDPVRAGRTAVAARAAILSEPGGRFVVEDVQLQQPRRDEVLVKVAGVGVCHTDVVCRGDFPVPLPIVLGHEGSGVVEAVGAGVTRVRPGDHVVLTFDSCGVCPNCARSTPSYCYNFMAENFGGVRVSDGSTPMSRKGDAVNARFFGQSSFASHLIAREQNTIVVSKAVPIELLGPLGCGIQTGAGSILNSLKVHQGDSVAIFGAGAVGLSAVMAAKIAGAAAIVVVEPNPSRRALALELGATAALDPTGDADVTASVKKAGPGGVSHALDTTGIPAVIGAALETLLPNGMLGLVGMPPPDASLPANILSMLVRGVGVKAYVEGDSDPEVFIPQLVQYHLDGRLPFDRLITRFSFDQINEAFDATTNGTAIKPVLIL; encoded by the coding sequence ATGTCGATTGCGGATGCGCTGCTCGATCCCGTGCGCGCCGGCCGGACGGCTGTTGCCGCCCGCGCGGCCATATTGTCCGAGCCAGGCGGCCGTTTCGTGGTTGAGGACGTGCAACTGCAGCAGCCGCGCCGGGACGAGGTTCTGGTGAAAGTCGCCGGTGTCGGTGTCTGCCACACCGACGTCGTCTGCCGGGGGGATTTCCCCGTGCCGCTGCCGATCGTGCTGGGCCACGAGGGCTCGGGCGTGGTCGAGGCCGTCGGCGCGGGCGTCACCCGGGTCAGGCCCGGCGACCATGTCGTCCTGACCTTCGATTCCTGCGGCGTCTGCCCCAATTGCGCACGCTCGACACCGTCCTATTGCTATAATTTCATGGCCGAGAACTTCGGCGGCGTGCGGGTCTCGGACGGCTCCACCCCGATGTCGCGCAAGGGTGACGCAGTCAACGCCCGCTTCTTCGGCCAGTCCTCGTTCGCCAGCCACCTGATCGCGCGCGAACAGAACACGATCGTGGTCTCGAAGGCGGTGCCGATCGAACTCCTGGGGCCGCTGGGCTGCGGCATCCAGACCGGCGCCGGCTCGATCCTCAATTCGCTGAAGGTCCACCAGGGCGATTCCGTGGCGATTTTCGGGGCGGGCGCCGTCGGCCTCAGCGCGGTCATGGCCGCGAAGATTGCCGGCGCCGCAGCGATCGTCGTCGTCGAGCCAAACCCGAGCCGGCGCGCCCTGGCGCTGGAGTTGGGGGCGACGGCCGCCCTCGATCCGACCGGCGACGCCGATGTAACGGCATCGGTCAAGAAGGCCGGCCCCGGCGGGGTATCCCATGCCCTGGATACCACGGGCATCCCGGCGGTGATCGGCGCGGCGCTGGAAACCCTGCTGCCCAACGGCATGCTGGGCCTGGTCGGCATGCCGCCGCCAGACGCCAGCCTACCGGCGAACATCCTGTCCATGCTGGTGCGCGGCGTGGGCGTGAAGGCCTATGTCGAGGGCGACAGCGATCCGGAAGTCTTCATTCCCCAACTGGTCCAGTACCATCTCGACGGGCGGCTGCCCTTCGACCGGCTGATCACGCGATTTTCGTTCGACCAGATCAACGAGGCGTTCGATGCGACCACGAACGGCACGGCGATCAAACCGGTGCTGATCCTCTGA